The window CTTCTATGTAGTATTCCAGATCCGTGACATCATCTAAGCGAAACCCTGTATTTTGTTCGCCCCTGCGCATATCTTTCTGCACCTTTAAAACATCTGTTCCCATTTCCATAAACTGTTTCATGCTCTCACGCTGAACAATGGTTCCAGTGGAAACAAGAGCAATCACTGAGCCAATACCGATAACAATCCCAAGCAGGGCCAGTATTGTGCGCTGCTTGGATGATGCCAGACTGCGAACAGCCTCTTTGATATTTGCCTTAATCATAATAAATTACAGCATTACGCCGTCGCGCATGCTCATTTTGCGACCGCACTGGGCGGCAATTTTGGGATCATGAGTGATGATGACCATAGTTATATGGCTTTTGCTGTTGAGTTCAAGAAACAAATCCATGATGTCCTGGCCGACTTTTGTGTCCAGAGCACCTGTAGGTTCATCAGCAAGGATAATGGCAGGATCAGTACTCAAGGCGCGGGCAATGGCTACTCTTTGCTGCTGTCCGCCGGAAAGTTCGGAAGGTTTGTGCTCACGGCGTTCATCCATATCCACCAGTTTAAGAGTGGCCCTGGCCTTTTCAACCTGATCCTTCTGCTTCATCCCCCGGTAAACTAATGGTACGCAGACATTCTCTAATGCAG is drawn from Desulfonatronovibrio magnus and contains these coding sequences:
- a CDS encoding ABC transporter ATP-binding protein, which translates into the protein MVKQVLTQNRDNRINMTLIRMVDVFKSFKMGPVNVEVLKGVNMEVHAGELTAIVGTSGCGKSTLMNIMGFLDLPGSGKYYFEERETSTLNDYDLSLIRNRKIGFVFQQFNLLPKLTALENVCVPLVYRGMKQKDQVEKARATLKLVDMDERREHKPSELSGGQQQRVAIARALSTDPAIILADEPTGALDTKVGQDIMDLFLELNSKSHITMVIITHDPKIAAQCGRKMSMRDGVML